One Sparus aurata chromosome 23, fSpaAur1.1, whole genome shotgun sequence genomic window, CACTGACGTCAGATCAGCCGAAAAACAAGGAAACATCTCTGAAGAACGTGAGTTAGAAGAGGTTGAACAAGTTTCTCCCGCATCATTAATATCTAATAAATCACATCACGTCTTCCTGCGTCATCAGCACTTTACTGTGAGTGAATCAGAAGATAAGTTGAGACGTCATCGCTGTTAAAGGCTTCACTCCGACAGACGGGTCAAAACAATGAAGGACAAAACGGACAGCAGACGAATACATTTGTGAAATGACATAAATATGGTGGAAAGCCTCAACAGAGCTGCGAATGTTCTCTTTTTCTGACAGTTCCTATTTTCTCTTTCTATTTTCTCCTGATGGAAACAGGAGAAATACCCTCAATTTAAAGATAATTAATACAGTGATTAGTTGTAGTCGGAGCTGCAGcgattattttgataattgatgaATTGTTTAAGTCAACGTTCAGGTGAAAACGTCAAACATTCGGCTTTTCGCTCCTGAAATTGTGACGAGCATTTGTCACAATCTCTTGACGTTTTATCGACTGAACTAATCAATGAAACTAATCAGCAGATTAACTGATTAATGACAATAATCGCTAGTTGACACCCTATCAGAGCCTGAATCCTCAATATTAGTTTAACACCAaagatgccttttttttttcaaactataTATGTTTGTATCTACaccaccacagaagaagaagtcagctcaCTCTAATTAACAGCGAGATCAGCAGAACTGAGTCCGACTGTAAACGGATTCATCAATAACCAGCAATAAACAACATCAGGGTCTGTAAATACTGTTAGGATTGTCGAGGCAACaggtaaaataattaaaagtaacagtTTGATTAGTTTAgaggcaacaaaacaaagatgatCTTCAGCGAGGATCACCGGGTCGGATCAGAACCTCTTTACAACAACAACTCCaagatattttaaaatgactgaacGGTTcttcacagacacaaaacagctttttttaaaaagttttctcAAAAGTTTAGTTTGACATTAAGAGAAAATAACTTTCAACTGAATCCTCAAGCTCACAATAATCGTGCtcagatttaatttaatcaagGAGCGAGACGTGATTATAACACCAGATCTGGGTTatagtattttaaaaatgttttaaaaactttaGTGGTTGCAATAAAACACTTTATGCTGAGATGACGAATGACAAACTGAAGTCACTTTAATCTAAATCGATCTAAATCAGAAAAAGCTGAGCTGCAGTCGAGGCTCCGAGCATTTCCGACAGTACGAAGccgtaaaaacaaaacattatcagGAAAAATAAGAGGAACCAAAACGCAAACGCTCCCCTTCAACGCAGACACCGTTTGTGACGAGACACAATTCGatctttgtgcttttttttctgcatttctgtTGTTGCCTCAGATTATCAACTGAGCTCCAAATCCTCTGAATTCACCCCAAAactcagacagacaaacacactcagactgGTTTGTATTTtcggtgaactgtccctttaaatgaaCAAGTGTAGAAGGCAGAGAAGAATACACGAGGACGTGCGACTTTCACAGTGACGTTTTCATttagataataaaaaataataaagatgagcagcagcagattgtaaCATCTTCGCTCTCCTGCCGCTGCCAAAAAAAACGTAACCCATCTATTATTCTGTGGCCTCCGAGGAAACAGCGAGCGTCCCGAGAGGCTCGTCACTACGGCTAAATTAAGACGATGCATAGATAAAACagccaaatttaaaaaaataataattaaaaaaagctgTAAACAACCGGCCGACCTCATCAGACGGCCTGAGAATCAAACTAAAAAGCCCAGAAGCTCCAGCGCGGCTCCGTGAAGGCTGAAGAAGAGCCGGATCATTGTTGGATGATTCAGTTTCTGCTCAGCTGTTTGTGACACTGTCGGTCCAAACTGACAGAACTTTATGTAACGTCTGGATTAAAATCTGGAGCGATCACATTTCCTCCCAGACGGTCGGCACATTCACAAGCACCcgagaaaataataattagctCAGAGAAAAATCGttgaggaggtttttttttcttgtgtttgtgtcggcGGACAAACGATGAGATAATTTAATAAAGGTGAGGATGTAAACGCGCTGAATCTGCAACGCTCGAGCCAAAGCAGCAGAATTTAAACTGATGAACGCAGCAGATCTGAGGTCAGATCTGACAACGTTTATACAGATTTGTCTGCAATCCTCAAAGAAAGTTTCCTGCAACAGTAATATCTGTGTTCCAAACGACACCTTCTCCATCTGCTGCgtttaactacattttaatTCTAATGTCGGCCAATTTTGTCCCATTTCTCTGAAAGTTTCTGAATGTCTGGAAAACTCCAAGACAGAATTCCATGTTTTCCAGATTACACAGGAGACTTTGAAGAgttacagacaaaacaaaatgttatctGGAAGTTGACGGTTGCCGAAGAAATTCTGGGgagaaatgaaaatgatgatttttctttttttgtccgGACGTGTCAGCCTGTCAGTCGCTCAGCTGTGACAGGAAGATACCACAAACAGAAGTGGAGATATCGGAGCTGGTGTGACGAGCTCTTAATGATCCGTCTTCACGATCCAGCTTTTAATACACGAGCACCTTCCAGCCGGAGTGGACGAACGAGCAGCCGAAGAAGAGGCAGTCCACCGCCTGGTCCACCAGCCAGTCGAACACCACCTCCCGGTTCCCTGAGCCGATGGTCACCCGCAGCTTGAAGTTGCCGCCCTCGCTcaggttgttgttgctgatgGGGAACAGGTTCACCACCTCCATGTCGAAGGTGATGGCGGAGCCCAGCATGATGGCGGGAAGCTGGTTGGTCATCTCTTTGCCGTTGACGAACACGGCACCTGAACATCCAAACACAACCACAACGTCAGTTTAGGGTGAAAACTACACGGAACAATTCATTAAAATCACTTTGAAAACTCTTTAAACTCTTAAATTCCCTCAATCGATCATAACAACAGTTTGTATATTCTCCTTTCTTGAATGATGAACACTGACATCCAAGTTATTTCCTCTCACACAGGCGCAGAACGTACAGCGAGGACGTCAGCTGGCGTCCTTGcggtgcgttcaagtgcagctttttgggcGAGACACGCCGACTTGAGGCGATGCAGCAGTCGCAACTACTTCTTTGATTTTAGTTCCGTGTGTCGGGGCTCTGGATGCAGGCCAATAACAAATCTATAGCTATAAAAATACATGAAGTAATAATCTCAAAGATCTTCATAGACATAACTGTCTGTGGCTGAATATGGTaaagttttacagttttatttatctgctgtatttattttgtaaaagtgtctacagatgctgtttttccatCACATCTGCCAGGCGGACTCTACTCAGTTTGACTTGGCGCTGCGTTTCCTCCGCAGCTGGactacctgcttgaaggtgtgtcaGGTGGGACACGCTTGTCTCGTCCCTGCAGGACAATCGAAGAATCATTGCTAGCAAAGACAGCGTTACAGGAaacgttgtgttttcagcagcagtaactaaacacgactcctgaaccagctgaaagtgaacacgaTGGAACAGTAAAACCCAGCGGATGTTTGAAAGAAGAAAGATGacgagagaaactaaagagattcagttTGAAGCTACAGAAGTTGTTCAGCATCGATTTTAGGGGGAGACGGCGCTCGTTTCGGGTCGGCTGCAGCCACAAGAAGCTGGGAAAACTTCAGTAGAGACAAAAGAAATTAAGTTGTTTGCGTCGGCGTACCGTTGGTGGAAATGCAGACGGCCTGGTCTCTCTGAAGTGACTCCGCCCCCTTCGGGCTGTCGACACACACTCCCAGACTGTCCCTGCGATCCATCTGACTCGTTGCAGAAATCCTAAACACGACATATGAGACAACAACACTGGTTAGATACATTCTCAAATAATATACATCAGGATGCAGGCCAATAACAAATCTATAGCTATAAAAATACATGAAGTAATAATCTCAAAGATCTTCATGGACATAACTGTCTGTGGCTGAATACGGTaaagttttacagttttatttatctgctgtatttatttttagagtgtctacagagaaaaaaaatgtaattttcagCTTTTGTTGAGAGCGGATCAGATGTCAGAGAAGTTTGTACAGTTTTAAACAGTATTTAAACATtataaatacagttttaaaCAGTTCAGACAGTTTAAAACACTTTTCTGGGAGTGATGGAATGAGGAGGAGATGCTGAGGCTGCACACCTGTAACGTCTCAGCCAGGTAATAAACTCGGGTTAAAGTGTCCTTCAGATCTTAGACTCATAAAATCAGATCACAGTTGCCCACATAACGACTTCTTTATTAGGACGataatagtttgtttttcttttcatagtTTACCATCAGGTGTCGCCAAATCAACCCGGACACAAATCGTCGACACTGTCACGTTAACATTCATTCAATCAGTCTGCAGGAATAAATCGATCTGTGAGCgtcagagtttgtgtgtgtgttcgtactTGAAGGTCAGCGTCTGGCCACAGAAGTACGTGGGTGCGTTGGAGTAAAGGACGGGGCAGCGCGACTGGGAGGAGTCGTTACGCAGAGCGatgttcctcctgctgctcaggatGTAGCCCTCAGTGCCCGGACACCACTCTGCATGatgagaccacacacacacacacacaaacacacatcaacaaaTGTCGAGTCAGGGAGAGATTATtgtttgaattatttaaaaGGCTCTGGGAACGACATCAAAACTGGtcacaaactgtgtgtgtgctcgaGTCCTCACAAAGAGAATGTTTTAGGTTATTTCAACAGAAAATATGTAACTTCACATCATTTTAGAACATTATAATGATCTGAACTGTCGACAAAAGTAGTAAAATCTAAAgcagataataaataaacattatcaTCATTTATAATACAACTTGCTCGTCCACTGAGGATCATTAGATCTGAGAAAAGTCATTTAGTTTTGTTAAGACCGGCTTAGGTGTTTCCCAAAACGGCTCGGCTGCCGCACCTACTTTATATAATAGTCGGGAACTCCCTGTAATAATTCAGGTACGGTGGCTGGGATGGGTCAATCCAGGGGATAAAGggataaaagtgttttttgggAGTATCGACAGTGAGGAACGGACGTGCAAATACGCCTCAGACGGGCGTTTCCCTTCTGTTTAAAGTTCAGAAAACATTCTTCTACATCCGTCACTTTTATTATTCTGGTGTGTtaaaacatttgtgtgtttgtgcgttaaTGAATTCATGCTGCAGTGGAATTATTCAAAGCTGTGAGCAACACAAACCACATGTATTATTGTCACATAATGTAGAGAGACTTCTCCGACTATCAGGGCTGATGATTAGTCGTATtatcagtttgtctgttttataaaatgtcgatcagtgtttcaTAAAGAAACTAAAGAAGAGATATTTTCTGTCTCAGacgaggaaagaaaccagacaATATTCAAACTCAAAATCAAGCAAAACAACTGATCTGTTATCAAGATAACTGGTGGCTGATTGCAGCTCCACCCACCGTGCGGTGCGAGGGTGGTGTATCCTGTCTGCGGGACGCTCCAGGGGCTCCACTCGGTGCGACCCTCCCCGCGGGCGCAGACCCTGAACAGGTAATCAGTGTGAGGGTCCAGGTGGAGAACCAGGAACTCACAGTCCCGACCGATGTAGGCGTCCTCGTACTGGCTCCCCCCGCTGCCAGACCGCCGGTACTGCAGCCGGTAATCTGCCGCTGCGTAGTCCTCATccacctgacgcacacacagaacagTAACACAGGtgttgaacatttttaacacagGTGAGTATGTTGTTTTATTCCACTCCTCCTGTTCTGACCTTACACCAGCGGACCAGGATGCCGCCCGgtctctcctgcagctcttcGATCTGGACGGGCGGGTGTGAGGAGACGGAGCCGTGGCGCGACACTCGCTCCCTCAGGAGGCCCAGCAGGGAGTCGTCCAGCTGGGCCGAAACACTCGGCACGTCCACCAACGCTGGTACCTCTGGAAGactggaaaacacacagaaccGGTTAGAAACCATATCAGGCTGCtaaaacaaaacaccacaaaGCACCAGATTACTGTACAGGACAGTTACAGCCCACGATGCGTCTATAAAATGGCAAAAAGTGTGAATGATGTTCAATAAAGATTCTTTTACAGTCAGaaatcacaaagaaaagcagcaaatcctcacgtttaagaagctggaaccaacaaatgtttgatatttatcagataatttgtgtttttgctcgCTGGATGaaacacctgcagacacaccgAGCGTCTCCGTCCTACCTGTCCAGC contains:
- the LOC115575493 gene encoding cytokine receptor-like factor 3; the encoded protein is MSVEVDALLQEAKESIEAAQNYRSELQQRLHGLNQARKQVRGSSGQAREALRRHFAELQAAASRLLTERLTSLLAEVDTIEADSVKPLDDCQSLIEHGVGQADELLREGEAALRCGLGEKEDKLGSFTKKAMHIQLDSLPEVPALVDVPSVSAQLDDSLLGLLRERVSRHGSVSSHPPVQIEELQERPGGILVRWCKVDEDYAAADYRLQYRRSGSGGSQYEDAYIGRDCEFLVLHLDPHTDYLFRVCARGEGRTEWSPWSVPQTGYTTLAPHEWCPGTEGYILSSRRNIALRNDSSQSRCPVLYSNAPTYFCGQTLTFKISATSQMDRRDSLGVCVDSPKGAESLQRDQAVCISTNGAVFVNGKEMTNQLPAIMLGSAITFDMEVVNLFPISNNNLSEGGNFKLRVTIGSGNREVVFDWLVDQAVDCLFFGCSFVHSGWKVLVY